The proteins below come from a single Mesobacillus jeotgali genomic window:
- the gatB gene encoding Asp-tRNA(Asn)/Glu-tRNA(Gln) amidotransferase subunit GatB, producing MKFETVIGLEVHVELKTESKIFSASPNHFGAEPNTNTSVIDLGYPGVLPVVNKKAVEYAMKAAMALNCDIAEHTKFDRKNYFYPDNPKAYQISQFDKPIGENGWIEIEVNGYKKKIGITRIHMEEDAGKLTHGNGYSLVDYNRQGTPLVEIVSEPDIRTPDEAYAYLEKLKSIIQYTGVSDCKMEEGSLRCDANISIRPVGQKEFGTKTELKNLNSFNFVRRGLEYEEKRQEQEILAGREIQQETRRYDEATNTTLLMRVKEGSDDYRYFPEPDLPDLYIDEEWKARVRAEIPELPDERKKRYVVEMGLPAYDAEVLTVSKEMADFFESVVKTGADPKQASNWLMGEFSAYLKAESKELHETALTPDGLAGLIKLIENGTISSKIAKQVFRELVEKGGDPEKIVKEKGLVQISDEGELLKIITEIIDANPQSVEDFKGGKDKAKGFLVGQIMKATKGQANPPLVNKLLVEELNKR from the coding sequence ATGAAGTTTGAAACGGTAATTGGCCTTGAGGTCCATGTAGAATTAAAAACAGAATCGAAAATCTTTTCGGCGAGCCCGAACCATTTTGGTGCCGAGCCAAATACGAATACAAGCGTGATTGACCTGGGTTACCCTGGTGTATTGCCAGTGGTGAATAAAAAAGCGGTTGAGTACGCGATGAAAGCCGCTATGGCTTTGAACTGCGATATCGCGGAACATACGAAATTTGACCGCAAGAACTATTTTTACCCGGATAATCCGAAAGCCTACCAGATTTCCCAGTTCGACAAGCCAATTGGCGAGAATGGATGGATTGAAATCGAGGTTAATGGTTATAAAAAGAAAATCGGCATCACGCGCATCCATATGGAAGAAGACGCAGGAAAGCTGACTCATGGAAATGGCTATTCCCTTGTTGACTACAACCGCCAGGGAACGCCGCTCGTTGAGATCGTATCGGAGCCCGATATACGCACGCCGGATGAGGCGTATGCCTACCTTGAAAAGTTAAAGTCCATCATCCAATATACGGGTGTATCGGATTGCAAAATGGAAGAGGGATCACTCCGCTGTGATGCGAACATCTCGATCAGGCCAGTTGGCCAGAAGGAATTCGGCACAAAAACCGAGCTGAAAAACCTGAACTCTTTCAACTTCGTTCGCAGAGGTCTTGAATACGAAGAAAAGCGTCAGGAGCAGGAAATCCTTGCTGGTCGTGAAATCCAGCAGGAGACAAGGCGATATGATGAAGCGACGAACACCACTCTTCTCATGCGTGTTAAAGAAGGCTCAGACGATTATCGATATTTCCCTGAACCAGATCTACCCGATCTTTATATCGATGAAGAATGGAAGGCAAGGGTTCGTGCGGAAATTCCAGAGCTTCCGGACGAGCGCAAGAAGCGATATGTCGTGGAGATGGGACTGCCAGCTTATGATGCAGAGGTTTTGACCGTATCGAAAGAGATGGCTGACTTCTTCGAATCTGTCGTTAAAACAGGAGCCGATCCGAAGCAGGCTTCCAACTGGCTGATGGGTGAGTTCTCAGCCTACCTGAAGGCTGAATCGAAAGAGCTGCATGAAACAGCATTGACTCCTGATGGGCTTGCGGGTTTGATCAAGTTGATTGAGAATGGCACGATTTCCTCCAAGATTGCCAAACAAGTCTTTAGGGAATTGGTTGAAAAGGGCGGCGACCCAGAAAAAATCGTCAAAGAGAAGGGGCTTGTCCAAATCTCTGACGAAGGTGAACTGCTTAAGATCATTACTGAGATAATCGATGCAAATCCTCAATCCGTTGAAGATTTCAAAGGCGGTAAGGACAAGGCTAAAGGCTTCCTTGTCGGCCAGATCATGAAAGCAACTAAAGGTCAGGCAAACCCGCCGCTTGTAAACAAATTGCTAGTTGAAGAATTGAATAAGAGATAA
- the putP gene encoding sodium/proline symporter PutP encodes MSNEMYQIIAIGIYMAAMLYIGWYSYKKTSNLTDYMLGGRSLGPAVTALSAGAADMSGWLLMGLPGGIYVSGLANAWIAIGLTVGAYLNWLYVAPRLRSYTHVANDSITIPSFLENRFKDDTKLLRIVSGIVILLFFTFYVSSGMVAGAVFFENSFDLDYHTGLLLVSAVVVAYTLFGGFLAVSYTDFIQGMMMLLALLLVPIIGFSKTGGPAETFDTVRSIDPALLDLFKGTTVLGIISTAAWGLGYFGQPHIITRFMAITSIKETKSARRIGMGWMIFSLMGAMLTALIGLAYFTQNPDVKLDNPEAVFIVLGQIFFHPLFAGLMLAAVLAAIMSTISSQLIVTSSALTEDLYKIIFKKEKSDKQYVFFGRMAVLVVAIIAASLAWVQNDTILGLVAYAWAGFGAAFGPIIILSLYWKKMTNWGAILGMIAGAATVVIWSNVGLSDVMYEIVPGFIINLIISVVVSLVTYKPNPEIEKEFDMSVENLKS; translated from the coding sequence ATGTCCAATGAAATGTATCAAATCATTGCTATTGGGATCTACATGGCCGCGATGCTCTATATCGGCTGGTATTCCTACAAAAAGACAAGCAATCTGACTGACTACATGCTTGGCGGCAGATCGCTCGGTCCGGCAGTCACAGCACTTAGTGCCGGTGCGGCTGACATGAGCGGCTGGCTTTTGATGGGTCTTCCTGGGGGAATTTATGTAAGCGGTTTAGCGAATGCATGGATTGCCATTGGATTGACCGTCGGCGCGTATCTTAACTGGCTTTATGTGGCACCTCGACTTCGCTCATACACCCATGTGGCGAATGACTCCATCACGATTCCAAGCTTCCTGGAAAACCGTTTTAAAGATGATACAAAGCTTTTAAGAATTGTATCCGGAATTGTTATTCTTCTATTTTTTACTTTCTACGTTTCTTCCGGAATGGTCGCCGGAGCTGTTTTCTTCGAGAATTCATTCGACCTTGACTACCATACCGGCTTGCTGCTGGTCTCCGCAGTCGTCGTTGCCTACACATTATTCGGCGGCTTTCTGGCAGTAAGCTATACAGATTTTATCCAGGGAATGATGATGCTTCTCGCCCTGCTGCTCGTGCCGATTATCGGCTTCTCAAAAACAGGGGGACCGGCAGAAACATTCGATACCGTACGTTCAATCGACCCTGCATTGCTAGATTTATTCAAAGGCACGACCGTACTCGGTATCATATCAACTGCAGCTTGGGGACTTGGTTACTTTGGCCAGCCTCATATCATTACCCGCTTCATGGCCATCACATCAATAAAAGAAACAAAGAGTGCGAGAAGAATCGGCATGGGCTGGATGATCTTCTCCTTGATGGGGGCAATGCTGACAGCTTTGATTGGTCTTGCTTATTTTACACAGAATCCAGATGTGAAGCTGGATAACCCTGAGGCAGTCTTCATCGTGCTCGGGCAAATTTTCTTCCATCCATTGTTCGCCGGCCTTATGCTTGCAGCCGTCCTTGCTGCAATCATGAGCACGATTTCATCGCAGCTAATCGTTACATCCAGCGCACTGACTGAGGATTTATACAAAATCATTTTCAAAAAAGAAAAATCAGATAAGCAATATGTATTCTTCGGGCGTATGGCGGTACTCGTAGTAGCGATTATCGCTGCATCTCTTGCCTGGGTGCAGAACGACACGATCCTTGGCCTGGTTGCATACGCATGGGCTGGCTTCGGGGCGGCGTTCGGACCAATCATCATCCTAAGCCTGTATTGGAAGAAGATGACCAACTGGGGTGCGATTCTTGGTATGATCGCCGGTGCCGCTACCGTCGTCATCTGGAGCAATGTCGGCCTGAGCGATGTGATGTACGAAATCGTCCCAGGGTTCATTATCAACTTGATTATTTCCGTTGTCGTCAGCTTGGTAACTTACAAACCAAACCCTGAGATTGAAAAAGAATTCGATATGAGTGTTGAAAACTTAAAATCCTAA
- the plsY gene encoding glycerol-3-phosphate 1-O-acyltransferase PlsY translates to MTWICLLAAYLVGSIPTALLIGKYFFHVDIRDHGSKNPGATNTLRVMGKRAAIVVLLVDVAKGMLAASLPLIFDSPVEPLYAGLVAVIGHCFPIFAGFRGGKAIATTAGALLIVDIGMFLAVYLTFFAVIFLTKYVFMGSISVGIAMLVYSFFSPEIHEPYIFTAFIIFLVFLHRSNLQNFFNRKEPKINDKKVKGDRLPPKDLKT, encoded by the coding sequence ATGACTTGGATTTGTCTTTTGGCAGCATATTTGGTTGGTTCAATTCCTACTGCTTTATTGATTGGCAAATATTTTTTCCATGTTGATATCAGGGATCATGGCAGCAAAAACCCCGGTGCGACGAATACATTACGGGTCATGGGCAAGCGGGCGGCGATTGTCGTGCTGCTTGTGGATGTCGCAAAAGGGATGCTGGCAGCTTCTCTTCCGCTGATCTTCGATTCTCCTGTTGAACCGCTGTATGCCGGCCTGGTTGCCGTCATCGGGCACTGCTTCCCGATTTTCGCCGGATTCCGCGGGGGCAAGGCAATCGCAACGACGGCAGGGGCACTGCTGATTGTTGATATCGGAATGTTCCTGGCTGTGTATCTGACCTTTTTTGCAGTCATTTTCTTGACCAAATATGTGTTCATGGGTTCGATATCGGTCGGAATCGCAATGCTCGTTTATTCGTTTTTCTCTCCGGAAATTCATGAGCCATACATCTTTACTGCTTTTATTATATTTTTAGTTTTCCTCCATCGTTCTAATCTGCAGAACTTTTTTAACAGAAAAGAACCGAAAATCAATGATAAAAAGGTGAAAGGTGACCGCCTGCCGCCAAAAGATCTTAAGACGTAA
- a CDS encoding diacylglycerol kinase produces the protein MKRARIIYNPTSGREIFKKHLAEVLVKLENAGYETSCHATTGEGDATQAAKIAVERRYDLVIAAGGDGTINEVVNGIAEQEYRPKIGVIPVGTTNDFARALHIPRDIDAAVDIIVKGETIPVDVGRINDKYFINIAGGGRLTELTYEVPSKLKTMLGQLAYYLKGIEMLPSIRASEVSIEYDGKLYEGEVMMFLVGLTNSVGGFERLAPNSSINDGMFSLLILKKTNLADFIRIASLAVRGEHINDPGVIYTQANRIKVQSKETVQLNLDGEYGGNLPAEFENLFRHIQVYVPLDEIRPEDRPENLELNFKAE, from the coding sequence ATGAAAAGAGCAAGAATCATTTATAATCCGACTTCGGGTCGTGAAATTTTTAAAAAGCATCTTGCTGAGGTCTTGGTGAAGCTGGAGAATGCCGGCTATGAGACTTCATGCCATGCAACGACAGGTGAGGGGGACGCGACGCAGGCAGCAAAGATTGCGGTCGAGCGGCGCTATGACCTGGTGATTGCTGCTGGCGGAGATGGCACGATCAATGAAGTAGTCAATGGTATAGCTGAACAGGAATATCGCCCGAAAATCGGTGTCATTCCGGTTGGCACAACAAATGACTTTGCACGCGCTCTCCATATCCCTAGGGATATTGATGCTGCGGTCGACATCATTGTTAAAGGCGAAACGATCCCGGTGGACGTAGGCCGGATCAACGATAAATATTTCATTAATATTGCAGGCGGCGGCAGACTGACCGAGCTGACATACGAAGTGCCGAGCAAGCTCAAGACCATGCTGGGCCAGCTTGCTTATTATCTAAAAGGAATCGAGATGCTGCCATCCATTCGTGCCTCTGAAGTAAGCATTGAGTATGATGGAAAGCTTTACGAAGGCGAAGTCATGATGTTCCTTGTCGGGCTGACGAATTCCGTCGGCGGCTTTGAACGCCTGGCTCCAAACTCATCCATCAATGATGGAATGTTTTCTTTATTAATTTTGAAAAAGACGAACCTTGCTGATTTCATCAGAATCGCCTCACTCGCAGTCCGTGGTGAGCACATAAATGATCCGGGTGTGATTTACACGCAGGCAAACCGCATCAAGGTGCAATCCAAGGAAACGGTCCAGTTGAACCTTGACGGTGAATACGGCGGCAATCTGCCAGCTGAATTTGAAAACCTGTTCAGGCACATCCAAGTCTATGTGCCGTTGGATGAGATCCGTCCTGAAGACCGTCCGGAAAACCTGGAATTAAATTTTAAAGCGGAATGA
- a CDS encoding cysteine hydrolase family protein, producing the protein MGKMALINIDYTYDFVADDGRLTCGEPGQAIEEKLVGVTKEFIGNGDYVVFAIDVHDEGDEFHPETKLYPPHNIRGTKGRDLYGSLQEVYEENKHLGHVHYIDKTRYSAFAGTDLEIKLRERGITEVHLVGVCTDICVLHTAVDAYNKGFKVIVYKDAVASFDQIGHEWSLRHFESSIGAEVK; encoded by the coding sequence ATGGGGAAGATGGCATTGATCAATATCGACTATACATATGACTTTGTTGCGGACGATGGGCGGCTGACTTGCGGAGAGCCGGGGCAGGCGATTGAAGAGAAGCTTGTCGGCGTGACGAAGGAGTTCATCGGAAATGGTGACTATGTTGTATTTGCCATTGATGTCCATGATGAAGGCGATGAATTCCATCCGGAGACAAAGCTGTATCCGCCGCACAATATCCGCGGTACGAAGGGCAGGGATTTGTACGGAAGCCTGCAGGAGGTTTATGAGGAAAATAAACATCTCGGCCATGTGCACTATATTGACAAGACCAGATATTCAGCGTTCGCGGGCACGGACCTTGAGATCAAGCTGCGCGAGCGCGGAATCACTGAAGTGCATCTCGTCGGCGTCTGCACAGATATTTGTGTCCTTCACACGGCAGTTGACGCTTATAACAAGGGATTTAAGGTTATTGTGTATAAAGATGCTGTTGCTTCCTTTGACCAAATCGGCCATGAGTGGTCGCTCCGTCATTTCGAGAGCTCGATTGGAGCCGAGGTCAAGTAA
- a CDS encoding nicotinate phosphoribosyltransferase — protein sequence MSTKFNDDSLMLHTDLYQLNMMETYWRDGVHNRRAVFDLFFRKLPFGNGYAVFAGLEKIISYIENFGFTEDDIQYLREEGKFDEDFLAFLKGLRFTGCIRAMQEGEIVFANEPLVRVDAPLVQAQLIETALLNIVNYQTLIATKASRIKQVVKNEIAMEFGSRRAHEMDAALWGTRAAYVGGFDSTSNVRAGKLFGIPISGTHAHSMVQAYRDDYTAFKKYAETHRDCVFLVDTYDTLRSGVPNAIKVAKEFGDKINFIGIRLDSGDLAYLSKEARKMLDEAGFKDAKIVASSDLDEYTIMNLKAQGAKIDTWGVGTKLITAYEQAALGAVYKIVSVERGDGTMEDTIKISSNPEKVTTPGIKNVYRIINKANNRSEGDYITLEGENPQQEKRLKMFHPVHTFISKFVTNFDARDLHHDIFKEGKLVYTQPSLEEVRKHSKYCLGVLWEEYTRMLNPEEYPVDLSQKCWDNKMRNIEEVKEKVMEMTGEKME from the coding sequence ATGAGCACTAAATTCAATGACGACAGCTTGATGCTGCATACGGACTTATATCAACTAAATATGATGGAAACGTACTGGCGCGATGGCGTGCATAATCGCCGTGCGGTGTTTGATTTATTTTTCCGGAAGCTTCCTTTTGGCAATGGCTATGCCGTTTTTGCCGGACTAGAAAAAATCATCAGCTACATAGAGAACTTTGGATTCACGGAAGATGATATTCAGTATTTGAGAGAAGAAGGAAAGTTCGATGAGGATTTTCTTGCTTTTTTAAAAGGTTTGCGTTTTACAGGATGTATCCGCGCGATGCAGGAGGGTGAGATCGTTTTTGCCAATGAGCCTCTGGTCAGGGTCGATGCACCCTTGGTACAAGCGCAATTGATTGAAACGGCGCTGCTTAATATTGTGAACTATCAGACACTGATTGCGACCAAGGCATCACGGATCAAACAGGTTGTAAAGAACGAAATCGCAATGGAGTTCGGCAGCCGCCGTGCGCATGAAATGGATGCAGCGCTTTGGGGGACACGCGCTGCGTATGTTGGAGGCTTTGATTCCACCAGTAATGTGCGTGCGGGCAAGCTGTTCGGAATCCCGATTTCCGGAACGCATGCACACTCGATGGTACAGGCGTACAGAGATGATTACACCGCTTTTAAAAAATACGCTGAGACGCACAGGGACTGCGTTTTCCTCGTCGATACGTATGATACGCTCAGGTCCGGAGTGCCAAATGCAATTAAAGTGGCGAAAGAATTCGGCGATAAAATCAATTTCATTGGCATCCGTCTCGATAGCGGCGACCTTGCTTACCTTTCAAAGGAAGCCCGGAAAATGCTTGATGAAGCCGGCTTTAAGGATGCAAAAATCGTTGCATCCAGCGACCTGGACGAGTATACGATCATGAACCTGAAAGCACAGGGTGCAAAAATCGATACTTGGGGAGTCGGCACCAAGCTGATCACTGCTTACGAACAAGCTGCCCTAGGTGCTGTTTATAAAATCGTCTCAGTAGAGAGGGGCGACGGTACGATGGAGGATACCATCAAGATTTCCTCCAATCCAGAAAAAGTAACGACGCCAGGCATTAAAAACGTATACAGGATCATCAACAAAGCCAATAATCGCTCTGAAGGGGACTACATCACGCTTGAGGGTGAAAATCCGCAGCAGGAAAAACGCCTGAAGATGTTCCACCCTGTCCATACCTTTATCAGCAAATTCGTCACCAATTTCGACGCGCGGGATCTGCATCACGATATTTTCAAGGAGGGCAAGCTTGTGTACACCCAGCCGAGCCTGGAAGAAGTCCGAAAGCATTCTAAATACTGCCTTGGCGTTCTTTGGGAAGAATACACACGTATGCTTAATCCCGAAGAATATCCAGTCGACCTCAGCCAGAAATGCTGGGACAACAAAATGCGCAATATAGAAGAAGTGAAAGAGAAGGTCATGGAGATGACTGGAGAGAAGATGGAATAG
- a CDS encoding ATP-binding protein translates to MNDQCSAVDYEQFIPRETGFIFKFIKKDNQFIHTFIEGKLIEKVGLCPDLVIGRSLMEFLPPDQVKRKEVFYEKAWNGEQVNYEGSIGGIHYLAVLNPIRINGETVEVIGTTIDITKEKIREKQAQQMEKLSVVGELAAGIAHEIRNPLTSLKGFAKIVKESVTDQKLIPYLDIMLDEMDRINQIVNEFMFIAKPNENVHFQFMNFSKLITDCIHFMEPQANLKSIKIEFDVKVEIILDCDRNQMKQVLINLLQNAIEATEDNGHFISVSLDEAGGESVMVTIRDKGCGIPESRLKRLFEPFYSTKEKGTGLGLLTCKRIIDLHQGSIDIESQPEEGTVIRILLPRVQNTGTLLIAE, encoded by the coding sequence GTGAATGACCAGTGTAGCGCAGTAGATTATGAACAGTTCATACCAAGGGAAACAGGCTTCATATTTAAGTTCATAAAAAAAGATAACCAATTCATCCATACTTTTATTGAAGGTAAGCTCATAGAAAAGGTAGGTCTTTGTCCGGATTTAGTCATAGGAAGGTCGTTGATGGAATTTTTGCCGCCTGACCAGGTAAAACGTAAAGAGGTTTTTTACGAAAAGGCTTGGAATGGTGAGCAGGTTAACTATGAGGGAAGTATTGGCGGGATTCATTATTTGGCGGTTCTGAATCCAATCCGTATAAATGGTGAGACGGTTGAGGTCATTGGGACAACCATCGATATAACGAAGGAAAAAATAAGGGAGAAGCAGGCCCAGCAAATGGAGAAGCTTTCTGTAGTAGGGGAGCTGGCAGCAGGGATTGCGCATGAAATCAGGAATCCGCTCACCTCGCTAAAAGGTTTTGCTAAAATCGTCAAAGAAAGCGTAACGGATCAAAAGTTAATTCCTTATCTAGATATCATGCTCGATGAAATGGACCGCATCAATCAAATCGTCAATGAATTCATGTTCATTGCCAAACCGAATGAGAATGTTCATTTTCAATTTATGAATTTCAGTAAGCTGATTACCGATTGCATTCACTTCATGGAACCCCAGGCCAATCTTAAAAGTATTAAAATAGAGTTTGATGTTAAAGTGGAAATTATTTTGGATTGTGACCGGAACCAGATGAAGCAGGTGCTGATCAACCTTCTCCAGAATGCGATTGAGGCGACAGAGGACAATGGCCATTTTATCAGCGTAAGCCTTGATGAAGCGGGAGGGGAATCGGTCATGGTCACCATTCGTGATAAGGGCTGCGGAATACCAGAATCCCGGTTGAAGCGCCTGTTTGAACCTTTTTATTCAACGAAGGAAAAGGGTACAGGATTGGGTTTACTTACCTGCAAACGGATCATCGACCTTCACCAGGGAAGCATTGATATTGAAAGCCAGCCTGAGGAAGGCACGGTCATACGTATTTTGTTACCTCGAGTCCAAAATACAGGTACATTGTTGATCGCAGAATAG
- the recQ gene encoding DNA helicase RecQ yields the protein MLQKAHELLQNHFGYSSFRLGQEQAISSVLEGKNTVCVMPTGGGKSIVYQIPALVLPGTTIVISPLISLMKDQVDTLTQLGIPATYINSSLTAGEAAARMDDARNGKYKLLYIAPERLGSWEFIDDLQDMEIPLIAVDEAHCISQWGHDFRPSYLQISDLADRLPRKPIVLALTATATPKVREDICASLKINPENTVITGFERSNLSFSVVKGQDRQAYLRDFIKKNEKEAGIIYAATRKIVDQQYEWLQKEGFVAARYHAGMNDEDRNNEQERFLQDEATVMVATSAFGMGIDKSNIRYVLHFQLPKNMESYYQEAGRAGRDGLDSECTVLYSSQDVQVQRFLIDQSADRERIGPELEKLQQMVGYCHTEECLQSYILHYFGETETEPCGRCGNCTDSRETEDVTKDAQMVLSCIIRMGQKYGKAMTANVLTGSRNNKVIEFRLDKLPTYGLMKDRNAKQVNDLIEFLISQELIGVEHGTYPTIYVPEKGKDVLLGKTKVFRKEAVRVKQVSNDDPLFEELRELRREVAAAEKVAPFMIFSDSSLKDMCLKLPLTDAEFLNVAGVGEHKLQKYGAPFIQRIIEFCEEHPERQPVKNAVAEPVRKPAKKAVGDSHLETYKLHQEKLSVAQIAAKRELVESTVENHLIQCIQQGMEVDYGLLIPAEHIEDLEQAVEEAGRDRLKPIKELLPDEVSYFMIKAFLYMSKKKVH from the coding sequence ATGCTGCAAAAAGCCCATGAATTATTGCAAAATCATTTTGGTTATTCCTCATTCCGATTGGGACAGGAACAGGCAATCTCATCTGTGCTTGAAGGAAAAAACACGGTCTGCGTCATGCCGACTGGAGGCGGTAAATCGATCGTCTATCAAATCCCGGCACTCGTGCTGCCTGGGACAACCATCGTCATTTCTCCGCTGATCTCCCTGATGAAGGACCAGGTCGATACGCTCACGCAGCTTGGCATTCCGGCAACATATATCAATAGCTCGCTGACTGCGGGTGAAGCTGCCGCTCGAATGGATGACGCCAGGAACGGAAAGTACAAGCTATTGTACATCGCGCCCGAACGGCTGGGATCCTGGGAATTCATCGATGACCTGCAGGACATGGAAATACCGCTGATCGCCGTCGATGAAGCACACTGTATTTCGCAGTGGGGACATGATTTCCGGCCGAGCTATCTGCAGATTTCTGATCTGGCCGATCGATTGCCGCGCAAGCCGATTGTGCTCGCCTTGACGGCAACAGCAACTCCTAAAGTACGGGAAGACATTTGCGCGTCTTTAAAAATAAACCCTGAGAATACAGTGATTACCGGGTTTGAGCGCAGTAACCTCAGTTTTTCTGTGGTAAAAGGGCAGGACCGCCAGGCGTATCTAAGGGATTTTATCAAAAAGAACGAAAAGGAAGCCGGCATCATTTATGCGGCGACAAGGAAAATCGTCGATCAGCAGTATGAATGGCTGCAGAAGGAAGGATTCGTTGCGGCGCGCTACCACGCAGGTATGAACGATGAAGACCGGAACAACGAACAGGAACGTTTTTTACAGGATGAAGCGACTGTGATGGTTGCGACATCGGCATTCGGAATGGGAATCGATAAAAGCAATATCCGCTATGTTCTCCACTTCCAGCTGCCGAAGAATATGGAGAGCTACTATCAGGAAGCTGGCCGTGCCGGTCGTGACGGCCTGGACAGCGAATGTACCGTGCTTTATTCGTCGCAGGATGTCCAGGTTCAGCGTTTTTTGATTGACCAGTCCGCCGATCGCGAACGAATAGGGCCCGAGCTGGAAAAATTGCAGCAGATGGTCGGTTACTGCCATACCGAGGAATGCCTGCAATCCTATATCCTGCATTATTTTGGCGAGACAGAGACAGAGCCTTGCGGACGCTGCGGCAATTGTACGGATTCCCGTGAAACAGAGGATGTCACCAAGGACGCGCAAATGGTCCTGTCATGCATCATCCGGATGGGCCAGAAATACGGCAAGGCGATGACGGCCAATGTTTTGACCGGCTCCAGAAATAACAAAGTCATTGAGTTCCGCCTTGATAAATTGCCGACTTACGGTCTGATGAAGGATCGGAATGCCAAGCAGGTCAATGACTTGATTGAGTTTTTGATTTCTCAGGAGCTGATTGGCGTCGAGCATGGGACCTACCCGACGATTTATGTGCCGGAAAAAGGGAAGGACGTTTTGCTCGGCAAGACAAAGGTTTTCAGGAAGGAAGCGGTGCGGGTCAAGCAGGTTTCCAACGATGATCCATTGTTTGAAGAGCTGCGTGAGTTGCGTAGAGAGGTTGCCGCTGCGGAAAAAGTGGCGCCATTTATGATTTTCTCCGATTCCTCTCTGAAAGATATGTGCCTGAAGCTGCCGCTGACGGATGCGGAGTTTCTAAATGTGGCTGGTGTCGGGGAACACAAGCTGCAGAAATATGGAGCTCCATTCATACAGCGGATTATCGAGTTCTGCGAGGAGCATCCTGAGCGCCAGCCTGTGAAGAATGCCGTGGCGGAACCGGTGAGGAAACCGGCGAAAAAAGCCGTCGGGGATTCCCATCTTGAAACCTACAAACTGCATCAGGAGAAACTGTCTGTAGCTCAGATTGCCGCGAAGCGCGAGCTGGTCGAGAGCACGGTCGAAAATCACCTGATCCAGTGCATCCAGCAGGGAATGGAAGTTGACTATGGGTTGCTGATTCCTGCTGAACATATTGAGGACCTCGAGCAAGCCGTGGAAGAAGCCGGACGTGACAGGCTCAAGCCAATAAAAGAATTGCTGCCGGATGAAGTCAGCTATTTTATGATCAAAGCATTTCTGTATATGTCGAAAAAGAAGGTCCATTAA
- a CDS encoding ABC transporter permease subunit, which produces MVYFKKAIEQFVLWVVCVFLFIGILFLPAKTNFETGQGGQFKSASYDYELDTHIKNIKGFYAFIKENPDLGEFVPGQSYGNRIAGKAWKSLLLIVPTLILAYILGVLKGIFDFRMQRKKLNFLGNGTTWLFISMPDLFFIIVTQLGLMYLYEKGLFFHVTLYGSEKLETYVVGILFLLIYPVFYLANITNVSLQEQQGNDYIRTAQSKGTAGLKILFIHILKNSFPRILAHSNTITLYVLSNLFIVEKLMNFQGAADGLYDAVLRGTGFTIGLEIMVDGISAVGYTVFFASIILVSNLVTQIFKSLVTPASQEMNHE; this is translated from the coding sequence ATGGTTTATTTTAAAAAGGCAATCGAGCAGTTTGTGTTATGGGTCGTCTGCGTATTTTTGTTTATTGGGATATTGTTTTTGCCGGCTAAGACGAATTTTGAGACGGGGCAGGGTGGACAGTTCAAATCCGCGAGCTACGATTATGAATTGGACACGCATATCAAGAATATCAAGGGTTTCTATGCATTTATAAAGGAGAACCCTGACCTCGGGGAGTTTGTCCCGGGCCAGTCGTATGGAAATCGGATAGCGGGCAAGGCGTGGAAGAGCTTGCTTTTGATTGTTCCAACCCTGATTTTGGCTTATATTCTAGGAGTCTTGAAAGGAATCTTTGATTTCAGGATGCAAAGGAAAAAGCTGAACTTTTTAGGGAATGGGACGACGTGGCTCTTCATCTCGATGCCGGATCTCTTTTTTATCATCGTCACCCAGCTTGGTTTGATGTATTTATATGAAAAAGGTCTGTTTTTCCATGTTACATTATACGGAAGTGAAAAGCTGGAAACCTATGTGGTTGGGATTCTATTTCTGTTGATTTATCCAGTGTTCTACCTTGCGAACATCACTAATGTAAGTCTGCAGGAGCAACAAGGGAACGATTACATTCGGACTGCGCAGTCAAAAGGAACCGCAGGCTTGAAAATCCTGTTCATACATATCTTGAAAAATTCGTTTCCGAGAATTTTGGCTCATTCGAATACCATCACACTTTATGTGTTATCGAACCTATTTATTGTTGAAAAATTAATGAATTTCCAAGGAGCGGCTGATGGCCTGTATGACGCGGTGCTGAGGGGCACAGGCTTCACGATTGGTCTGGAAATCATGGTGGACGGTATTTCGGCAGTCGGTTATACGGTCTTTTTTGCATCAATCATTTTGGTTTCGAATCTGGTCACACAGATTTTCAAAAGTCTTGTCACCCCGGCTTCACAGGAGATGAATCATGAATAA